One part of the Lapillicoccus jejuensis genome encodes these proteins:
- a CDS encoding HoxN/HupN/NixA family nickel/cobalt transporter has protein sequence MTTTASRAVPTHPRPGPRFDRDQRRSLWGMGLFILLLHVVGWGVFLGLVVPAQYRVGAQVIGVGLGITAYTLGMRHAFDADHIAAIDNTTRKLMGEGQRPMSVGFWFSLGHSSVVFVMVALLSAGVRALAGALEDDQSTLQQVTGLWGTTMSGVFLVLIGLVNLAALVGILRVFRRMRHGELDEAELERQLDNRGFLNRILGRVTKAVRRPWHMYPVGFLFGLGFDTVTEVGLFVIAGGAVASGLPWYAIVVLPILFAAGMSLLDALDGAFMTAAYGWAFARPVRKIYYNITVTALSVAVALGIGVIELLGLLSEKLGIATGPLAWLGGLDLELVGYGIVGLFVVTWAAAVAVWKLGRVEERWSAPLAAD, from the coding sequence GTGACGACCACCGCCTCGCGCGCCGTCCCCACCCACCCCCGCCCCGGCCCGCGGTTCGACCGCGACCAGCGGCGGAGCCTGTGGGGGATGGGGCTGTTCATCCTGCTGCTGCACGTCGTCGGGTGGGGCGTCTTCCTCGGCCTCGTCGTCCCCGCGCAGTACCGGGTGGGGGCCCAGGTCATCGGCGTCGGGCTGGGGATCACCGCCTACACGCTCGGGATGCGCCACGCGTTCGACGCCGACCACATCGCGGCCATCGACAACACCACGCGCAAGCTCATGGGCGAGGGGCAGCGGCCCATGAGCGTCGGGTTCTGGTTCAGCCTCGGCCACAGCTCGGTCGTCTTCGTCATGGTCGCCCTGCTCTCCGCCGGGGTCCGCGCGCTGGCCGGCGCGCTCGAGGACGACCAGTCGACGCTGCAGCAGGTCACCGGGCTGTGGGGTACGACGATGTCCGGGGTCTTCCTCGTCCTCATCGGCCTGGTCAACCTGGCTGCCCTCGTCGGCATCCTCAGGGTGTTCCGCCGGATGCGGCACGGCGAGCTCGACGAGGCGGAGCTCGAGCGCCAGCTCGACAACCGCGGCTTCCTCAACCGGATCCTCGGGCGCGTGACCAAGGCCGTACGACGCCCCTGGCACATGTACCCCGTCGGCTTCCTCTTCGGCCTCGGCTTCGACACGGTGACCGAGGTGGGCCTGTTCGTCATCGCCGGCGGCGCGGTCGCGTCGGGACTGCCCTGGTACGCGATCGTCGTGCTGCCGATCCTCTTCGCCGCGGGGATGTCGCTCCTGGACGCCCTCGACGGCGCCTTCATGACGGCGGCGTACGGGTGGGCCTTCGCCCGCCCGGTGCGCAAGATCTACTACAACATCACCGTGACCGCGCTGTCGGTCGCCGTGGCGCTCGGGATCGGGGTCATCGAGCTGCTGGGGCTGCTGTCCGAGAAGCTGGGTATCGCCACCGGACCGCTGGCCTGGCTGGGCGGGCTCGACCTCGAGCTGGTGGGCTACGGGATCGTCGGGCTGTTCGTGGTGACGTGGGCCGCGGCGGTGGCGGTGTGGAAGCTGGGCCGGGTGGAGGAGCGCTGGTCGGCACCGCTGGCCGCGGACTGA
- a CDS encoding type 1 glutamine amidotransferase domain-containing protein: MTDLSGKRVAFVVNNSGVEEPELTKPWEGLKGMGAETVLAAPETGTVQAFTNDVEKAGTYEATATVSSLKAEDFDALVIPGGTTNADSLRLDDDAVRFVKDMVAAGKPVAAICHGPWLLVEADVLGGKTLTSYPTLKTDIRNAGGTWVDEQAKTCPANGWLLVTSRNPDDLDAFTAAAGEAFAQGSAS; this comes from the coding sequence ATGACGGATCTGAGTGGTAAGCGAGTCGCGTTCGTGGTCAACAACTCCGGGGTCGAGGAGCCGGAGCTCACCAAGCCGTGGGAGGGGCTGAAGGGGATGGGGGCCGAGACGGTCCTCGCGGCGCCCGAGACGGGCACCGTCCAGGCGTTCACCAACGACGTCGAGAAGGCCGGGACGTACGAGGCGACCGCCACCGTCTCGAGCCTCAAGGCGGAGGACTTCGACGCCCTCGTCATCCCCGGCGGGACGACGAACGCCGACAGCCTGCGCCTGGACGACGACGCCGTGCGCTTCGTCAAGGACATGGTCGCCGCCGGCAAGCCGGTCGCCGCCATCTGCCACGGCCCGTGGCTGCTCGTCGAGGCCGACGTGCTCGGGGGCAAGACGCTGACGTCGTACCCGACGCTGAAGACCGACATCCGCAACGCCGGCGGCACCTGGGTCGACGAGCAGGCCAAGACGTGCCCGGCCAACGGGTGGCTGCTCGTGACGAGCCGCAACCCCGACGACCTGGACGCGTTCACCGCCGCGGCCGGCGAGGCGTTCGCGCAGGGCAGCGCCTCCTGA
- a CDS encoding lysophospholipid acyltransferase family protein, with protein sequence MYRAGHLLLRPLTQLLWRPTVVGAEHVPMSGGVILASNHFSFIDSFVIPLTAPRKVRFLAKDAYWQGRGPLALARRGFMDAMGAIPVDRQSSRAAQDSLDAALEVLRAGDAFGIYPEGTRSRDGRLYRGRTGVAWLALTAGVPVVPVSLSGTAQVMPIGATRPRVAPVTVRFGPPIDVARRWAGVPQGRARREVTDEVMDAIAALSGQERAAAYNDLPADAHGPAIGT encoded by the coding sequence ATGTACCGCGCGGGACACCTGCTGCTGCGGCCGCTGACCCAGCTGCTGTGGCGGCCCACGGTGGTCGGTGCCGAGCACGTGCCGATGAGCGGTGGGGTCATCCTCGCGAGCAACCACTTCAGCTTCATCGACTCCTTCGTCATCCCGCTCACCGCCCCGCGCAAGGTGCGCTTCCTCGCGAAGGACGCCTACTGGCAGGGGCGGGGGCCGCTGGCGCTCGCCCGGCGCGGGTTCATGGACGCGATGGGGGCCATCCCCGTGGACCGCCAGTCCTCCCGCGCCGCCCAGGACTCCCTCGACGCCGCCCTCGAGGTGCTGCGTGCCGGGGACGCGTTCGGCATCTACCCGGAGGGCACGCGCTCGCGCGACGGACGGCTCTACCGGGGCCGCACCGGGGTGGCGTGGCTGGCACTCACCGCGGGTGTCCCCGTGGTGCCGGTCTCGCTGTCGGGCACCGCGCAGGTGATGCCCATCGGGGCGACCCGGCCGCGGGTCGCGCCCGTGACGGTGCGCTTCGGTCCGCCGATCGACGTGGCCCGCCGGTGGGCCGGCGTCCCGCAGGGACGGGCCCGTCGGGAGGTCACCGACGAGGTGATGGACGCCATCGCCGCCCTGTCCGGCCAGGAGCGCGCGGCCGCGTACAACGACCTGCCGGCGGACGCGCACGGGCCGGCCATCGGGACCTGA
- a CDS encoding OsmC family peroxiredoxin, with protein MPTRTARTAWTGTLQEGTGVVELVSSDQGRFDVSFPKRAAEDADGTTSPEELIAAAHSSCFAMQLSALIAEAGGTPQSLDVSADVSLGPDKAGGFRLTGIALTVRGQVDGLDADGFAKAADAAKASCPVSKALTGVDITLDAQLA; from the coding sequence ATGCCCACCCGCACCGCCCGCACCGCCTGGACCGGCACCCTGCAGGAGGGGACCGGCGTCGTCGAGCTCGTCAGCTCCGACCAGGGCCGCTTCGACGTCTCCTTCCCGAAGCGCGCGGCGGAGGACGCCGACGGCACGACGAGCCCGGAGGAGCTCATCGCGGCGGCTCACTCGTCCTGCTTCGCGATGCAGCTGTCCGCCCTCATCGCCGAGGCCGGCGGCACCCCGCAGAGCCTCGACGTGTCCGCGGACGTCTCGCTCGGCCCGGACAAGGCCGGCGGCTTCCGCCTCACCGGCATCGCGCTGACGGTCCGCGGCCAGGTCGACGGCCTGGACGCCGACGGCTTCGCCAAGGCCGCCGACGCCGCCAAGGCGTCCTGCCCCGTGAGCAAGGCCCTCACCGGGGTCGACATCACCCTGGACGCGCAGCTCGCCTGA
- a CDS encoding 3-hydroxyacyl-CoA dehydrogenase NAD-binding domain-containing protein codes for MSAATRPPVVVVGAGLVGRGWAVVFARAGHEVRLVDTDPAVLTRVPAELAVMWAQVEDRPLPETVTTTTDLAAAVADAVHVQECVLEDPALKARVLGAVDAAAPAGAVIASSTSALVPSSFTAELPGRHRVLVAHPFNPPHLHTAVELVPAPWTDPAAVTATRALLEQAGMDPIELTHEVDGFVANRLQSALIHEAFRLLAEGVVGPGDLDRAVRGALAPRWLTLGVVGTIDLNAPGGLADYVQRYEAMYQRLAERQSDTVDWRAALDAGLLERVEAQLPRADLEARRAWRDAGLAALARFREEDARRRPWPPTDDGEALSTS; via the coding sequence GTGAGCGCCGCCACCCGGCCCCCCGTCGTCGTCGTGGGCGCCGGCCTCGTCGGTCGCGGCTGGGCCGTGGTCTTCGCCCGCGCCGGGCACGAGGTCCGCCTCGTCGACACGGACCCCGCCGTCCTCACGCGGGTCCCGGCCGAGCTGGCCGTCATGTGGGCGCAGGTCGAGGACCGGCCCCTGCCCGAGACCGTCACCACGACGACCGACCTCGCCGCGGCGGTGGCCGACGCGGTGCACGTGCAGGAGTGCGTCCTCGAGGACCCCGCGCTGAAGGCGCGGGTGCTCGGCGCGGTCGACGCCGCCGCCCCCGCGGGCGCCGTCATCGCCTCGTCCACGTCGGCGCTCGTCCCGTCGTCCTTCACGGCCGAGCTGCCCGGGCGGCACCGCGTCCTCGTGGCGCACCCGTTCAACCCGCCCCATCTGCACACGGCCGTCGAGCTCGTCCCGGCCCCCTGGACGGACCCGGCCGCCGTCACCGCCACCCGCGCACTGCTCGAGCAGGCGGGCATGGACCCCATCGAGCTGACCCACGAGGTCGACGGGTTCGTCGCCAACCGGCTCCAGTCGGCCCTCATCCACGAGGCGTTCCGCCTGCTGGCGGAGGGTGTCGTCGGCCCCGGCGACCTCGACCGCGCCGTCCGCGGCGCCCTGGCCCCGCGCTGGCTGACCCTCGGCGTCGTCGGCACGATCGACCTCAACGCGCCCGGTGGCCTGGCCGACTACGTGCAGCGCTACGAGGCGATGTACCAGCGGCTCGCCGAGCGGCAGTCCGACACCGTCGACTGGCGGGCGGCGCTCGACGCGGGGCTGCTCGAGCGCGTCGAGGCGCAGCTGCCCCGCGCCGACCTCGAGGCGCGTCGTGCCTGGCGCGACGCCGGCCTCGCGGCGCTGGCCCGGTTCCGGGAGGAGGACGCCCGGCGTCGTCCCTGGCCGCCGACGGACGACGGGGAGGCGCTGTCCACGTCGTGA
- a CDS encoding SDR family oxidoreductase has translation MTQSSYESAPTTAAAPDLAALLRPRPGLRVLVTGGTSGIGRAVTEVLEAFDARVHVCGTDRDRLAGFLTARPGRTGTACDVSSAEQVGHLVAEAEAALGGLDVLVNNAGIAGPTARLEDVDPVEWTRTLEIDLTGAFLCAQRTAPLLKASRGAVVNISSVAGRLGYALRSPYNAAKFGLRGLTESMARELGPDGVRVNEVLPGFVDSDRLNRTTAARAEAMGRPFAEVEQGLLAKTSLRTKVSEQEVALLVAYLLSPAAATISGQSLSICGNVEYL, from the coding sequence GTGACGCAATCATCATATGAATCCGCGCCCACGACGGCCGCGGCTCCCGACCTCGCCGCGCTGTTGCGACCGCGCCCCGGTCTGCGGGTACTCGTGACCGGCGGCACCTCGGGCATCGGCCGCGCGGTCACCGAGGTGCTCGAGGCGTTCGACGCCCGGGTGCACGTGTGCGGGACCGACCGGGACCGTCTGGCCGGCTTCCTCACCGCCCGCCCCGGCCGCACCGGCACCGCGTGCGACGTCTCCTCCGCCGAGCAGGTGGGCCACCTGGTGGCGGAGGCCGAGGCAGCGCTCGGCGGCCTCGACGTGCTGGTCAACAACGCCGGGATCGCCGGCCCCACCGCCCGGCTCGAGGACGTCGACCCCGTCGAGTGGACGCGGACCCTCGAGATCGACCTCACCGGGGCCTTCCTCTGCGCGCAGCGCACCGCCCCGCTGCTCAAGGCCAGCCGCGGGGCCGTCGTCAACATCTCGTCGGTCGCCGGCCGGCTCGGTTACGCGCTCCGATCGCCCTACAACGCGGCGAAGTTCGGCCTGCGCGGTCTGACCGAGTCGATGGCCCGCGAGCTCGGCCCGGACGGGGTGCGGGTCAACGAGGTGCTGCCGGGGTTCGTCGACAGCGACCGGCTCAACCGCACGACGGCCGCTCGGGCCGAGGCCATGGGGCGTCCGTTCGCGGAGGTCGAGCAGGGTCTGCTGGCCAAGACCTCGCTCCGCACGAAGGTCTCCGAGCAGGAGGTGGCGCTGCTCGTGGCCTACCTCCTCTCCCCGGCGGCCGCGACGATCAGCGGCCAGTCGCTGTCCATCTGCGGCAACGTGGAGTACCTGTGA